A stretch of the Planktothricoides raciborskii GIHE-MW2 genome encodes the following:
- a CDS encoding HD family hydrolase — MNNKDTNKDILNFLFELGQLRRIKHEGWRVIGIEHPESVAEHSLRAAQIGFILAKLENYPNPEQVCTMIVFHDIGEARVGDIHKLAKRYITVDEAKATQEQLEILGKLGDDLFDYWNQVETQETVAGIIAKDADFLEQAVMAKEYWERGYVGAQRWIDNVAKALQTESAKQLLASLKEVNSYDWCLNLKSM, encoded by the coding sequence ATGAACAATAAAGATACCAATAAAGATATTTTAAATTTCCTGTTTGAATTAGGACAACTCAGACGGATTAAACATGAAGGATGGCGAGTAATTGGCATTGAACATCCCGAAAGTGTAGCCGAACATTCATTACGCGCTGCCCAAATCGGTTTTATTTTGGCTAAATTGGAAAATTACCCTAATCCTGAGCAAGTTTGTACGATGATTGTGTTTCACGATATTGGGGAAGCTAGGGTGGGGGATATTCACAAATTAGCCAAACGATATATTACCGTTGATGAGGCAAAAGCAACCCAAGAACAATTAGAGATTTTGGGGAAACTGGGGGACGATCTTTTTGATTACTGGAATCAAGTAGAAACCCAAGAAACTGTGGCCGGAATCATTGCCAAAGATGCGGATTTTTTGGAACAAGCGGTGATGGCTAAAGAATATTGGGAAAGAGGCTATGTGGGCGCCCAACGTTGGATTGATAATGTGGCCAAAGCCTTACAAACTGAGTCCGCTAAACAGCTTTTGGCCAGCTTAAAAGAGGTTAATTCTTATGATTGGTGTTTAAACCTCAAATCAATGTAA
- a CDS encoding CIA30 family protein, translated as MTATNRAKWDAGRFWRTLAYFRVIPFIGSLDKFKRQPKKAPTENKGTILVAGATGGVGKRVVRRLLEQGYQVRSLVRDSKKAQEMLGDRLELVEGDITLPQTLTPQVTKDIQAVICCTGTRVQPKEGDTPNREKYYQGIKFYMPEVVDVPEIVEYQGMKNLVQAVVNQAKEPVIFDFSQPTKDIQETWGALDDIVMGGVSESGIRLGNEAAIFSGNVSTANSGGFASVRSRNFEPILDLSNYTGIDLRVKGDGNRYKFILRNETKWDSICYCYSFDTVPNIEFTVRIPFAELIPVFRAKTLKDATPFEPGQITSFQLMLSKFEYDGNLNPKFTPGLFQIQVKSIKAYGGTKLPQFIQISSAGVTRPGRPGLNLDEEPPAVRLNDQLGGILTWKLRGEEVIRNSGLPYTIIRPCALTEEPGGKRLIFDQGDNIKGKVSREDIAELCVNCLQEPQSRFVTFEVKESDNGQAPGDWGSLLATVKHDT; from the coding sequence GTGACCGCAACAAATCGCGCTAAATGGGATGCAGGCAGGTTTTGGCGAACTTTGGCCTATTTCCGGGTCATTCCATTTATTGGTAGCCTGGATAAGTTTAAACGCCAACCGAAAAAAGCCCCAACGGAAAATAAAGGCACGATTCTGGTAGCGGGGGCTACAGGGGGCGTCGGTAAACGAGTGGTGAGACGTTTGCTAGAACAAGGTTATCAGGTGCGATCGCTGGTTCGGGATAGCAAAAAAGCCCAGGAAATGCTGGGCGATCGCCTGGAACTGGTGGAAGGAGACATTACCCTACCGCAAACTTTGACCCCGCAAGTGACAAAAGATATTCAAGCGGTAATTTGCTGTACGGGCACCCGCGTGCAGCCCAAAGAAGGCGATACTCCCAATCGGGAAAAATACTATCAAGGCATTAAATTTTATATGCCAGAAGTGGTAGATGTGCCGGAAATTGTCGAATATCAGGGTATGAAAAACCTGGTACAAGCAGTGGTAAATCAAGCCAAAGAACCAGTAATTTTTGACTTCAGCCAACCCACCAAAGATATCCAAGAAACTTGGGGAGCGTTGGATGATATTGTCATGGGTGGCGTGAGTGAAAGTGGCATTCGCCTAGGTAATGAAGCCGCTATTTTTTCGGGCAATGTTTCCACCGCCAATTCTGGGGGCTTTGCTTCGGTGCGATCGCGCAATTTTGAGCCAATTTTAGACTTATCTAATTATACTGGCATCGATTTGCGGGTCAAGGGGGACGGAAATCGGTATAAATTTATTCTCCGAAATGAAACAAAATGGGATAGTATTTGTTATTGCTATTCTTTTGACACGGTGCCTAATATCGAGTTTACCGTGCGAATTCCTTTTGCAGAATTGATCCCCGTGTTTCGCGCCAAAACTTTAAAAGATGCTACACCATTTGAACCAGGTCAAATTACCTCATTTCAACTAATGCTAAGTAAATTTGAATATGACGGAAATTTAAATCCTAAGTTTACCCCAGGCTTGTTTCAAATTCAGGTCAAATCGATTAAAGCTTATGGAGGCACGAAATTACCTCAATTTATTCAGATTAGTTCTGCCGGGGTGACTCGTCCCGGTCGCCCTGGGTTAAATTTAGATGAAGAACCACCAGCAGTGCGCTTAAATGACCAATTAGGGGGAATTCTTACCTGGAAATTACGCGGGGAAGAGGTGATTCGCAATAGTGGTTTGCCTTATACAATTATTCGACCTTGTGCTTTAACGGAAGAACCCGGAGGTAAGCGATTAATTTTTGACCAAGGGGACAATATTAAAGGTAAAGTAAGTCGCGAAGATATTGCCGAACTCTGTGTCAATTGCTTGCAAGAACCGCAGTCTCGTTTTGTCACCTTTGAAGTGAAAGAATCTGACAATGGTCAAGCCCCTGGGGATTGGGGCAGTCTTTTGGCTACGGTAAAGCATGATACTTAA
- a CDS encoding PAS domain S-box protein, with protein sequence MLNHFNKSDTPLNGEVLSIILNHISDVIFICDPLGDIIYSAGNITEIFGYSASEINQISQITQLIEAGLLEELILAAKKPESLALECNHFSGNILDKFGNHHWVEIKIKKITLAKELFLLFLRDISQVEQVKTELKHSRQELEKVVHLRTEQLKLANLQLEKQIIERQRTEVEIQNTVERLMAILETVAEGITFGEETGKFELFNSKMEEITGYTKSEANSCENFLARLYPEPREYKKAMTGFKKIIESGKNIHRETIIKTKTGQEKTLLVSTSLVRDGDRNLFLSAYRDITHRQAAERALAESEARKKAILAAIPDALFCMDREGIFLEFIPAKQFHLFVTLNQFIGKKITNVLPENLAKKVIKLIQQTLKNQTTQLLEYQLPVNHQIRDYEVRMAVFLKHQVLAIVRDISDRKQAERAVQQQMQWNQLILQTTMDGFFRFDAQGNILKVNSAFMDIMQYSEDKLLGMKVQDLLALDTPEEIRKHIQAICFPSPVKHPGNFSKKPPKISERLKSKYRRSDGAIIHVELSVTVTQLGNEKLMFAFVRDISDLVSTGQALIDSQRFIQKITDTVPVLIYIYDLVEQKNTYFNSQISEILGYDLAKIQEIEQAGPLLLTLLHPEDSLSEINLKKRWESVKDGEILQTEMRIQDAEGVWRNFQCEETLFLRDANGLPKQILGAGIDITEQKKNQQKLLRLSKAVASTSDAIAITDLSGNPIYINPAFIKLFGYELAPLISHKGLNILYADSSLCTSVFDTIKQGVSWRGEVKMQTHHRDFLDILLRADAIKDETGKIVGFVYIYTDISDRKRAQEQLAQHAIELARFNAELEQFAYVASHDLQEPLRIITSYSQLISRRYLGKLDEKADKYIQFVVKAAQRMQQLIEDLLEFSRLGSQKNELGQVECEAVLNLVLENLNLTIFLNDAIINHEPLPVVLGDHTQLVQLFQNLIVNGIKYRTERSPIIHISATRIENYWRFAVSDNGIGIAPEFFERIFTIFQRLHTREEYPGTGIGLAICKKIVQRHRGEIWVQSQVGAGSTFYFTLPAVD encoded by the coding sequence ATGTTGAATCATTTTAACAAATCAGATACACCCTTGAATGGAGAAGTATTATCGATTATTCTCAATCATATTAGTGATGTCATATTTATTTGCGATCCATTAGGAGATATTATTTATTCAGCGGGAAATATAACGGAAATATTTGGCTATTCAGCCTCAGAAATTAATCAAATTAGTCAGATTACTCAACTGATTGAAGCTGGTTTGTTAGAGGAATTAATTCTGGCTGCTAAAAAACCAGAAAGCTTGGCTCTAGAGTGTAACCATTTTTCTGGTAATATTTTAGATAAATTTGGCAATCATCATTGGGTAGAAATTAAAATTAAAAAGATTACTTTAGCCAAAGAACTGTTTTTATTATTTTTGCGAGATATTAGCCAAGTTGAGCAGGTAAAAACTGAATTAAAACATAGCCGGCAAGAATTAGAAAAAGTGGTTCATTTAAGGACCGAACAGCTTAAACTAGCTAATTTACAACTGGAGAAACAAATTATTGAGCGGCAGCGGACTGAAGTCGAAATCCAAAACACCGTTGAACGCTTGATGGCGATTCTGGAAACCGTTGCCGAAGGTATTACCTTTGGAGAGGAAACCGGGAAGTTTGAATTATTTAACTCGAAAATGGAAGAAATTACTGGATATACGAAATCAGAAGCCAACAGTTGTGAAAATTTTCTGGCTCGACTCTATCCAGAACCTCGTGAATATAAAAAAGCCATGACCGGGTTCAAAAAAATCATAGAAAGTGGTAAAAATATTCATCGAGAAACTATAATTAAAACTAAAACAGGCCAAGAAAAAACTTTATTAGTGTCTACTTCCTTGGTGCGAGACGGCGATCGCAATTTATTTCTCAGTGCTTATCGGGATATTACCCACCGTCAGGCAGCGGAAAGAGCGCTGGCAGAAAGTGAAGCGAGAAAAAAAGCAATTTTAGCGGCCATACCCGACGCCCTATTTTGTATGGATCGAGAGGGAATTTTTTTAGAATTTATTCCGGCCAAACAATTTCATCTCTTTGTCACACTCAATCAGTTTATTGGCAAAAAAATTACCAATGTCTTGCCAGAAAATTTGGCAAAAAAAGTGATTAAATTAATTCAACAAACATTAAAAAATCAGACAACTCAACTTTTAGAATATCAGTTACCCGTAAATCATCAAATTCGCGATTATGAAGTCCGCATGGCGGTATTTCTGAAGCATCAAGTTTTAGCCATTGTCCGGGATATTAGCGATCGCAAACAAGCGGAACGGGCAGTGCAACAACAGATGCAATGGAATCAATTAATTTTGCAAACCACAATGGATGGCTTTTTCCGCTTTGATGCTCAAGGGAATATCTTAAAAGTGAATTCAGCATTTATGGATATCATGCAATATTCAGAAGATAAATTGCTGGGCATGAAAGTTCAAGATTTATTAGCCCTGGATACTCCAGAAGAAATCCGCAAGCATATCCAGGCAATTTGTTTTCCGAGTCCCGTAAAGCATCCGGGTAATTTTTCTAAGAAACCTCCCAAGATTTCCGAGCGCTTAAAAAGTAAGTATCGCCGATCTGATGGAGCAATTATTCATGTAGAACTGAGCGTGACCGTGACTCAGTTAGGCAACGAAAAGCTGATGTTTGCTTTCGTGCGAGATATTAGCGATCTCGTGAGTACGGGTCAAGCCTTGATCGATAGCCAGCGATTTATTCAAAAAATTACTGATACAGTGCCAGTTCTCATATATATTTACGATTTAGTCGAACAAAAAAATACTTATTTTAATTCTCAAATATCAGAAATTTTAGGATATGATTTGGCGAAAATTCAGGAAATAGAACAAGCAGGCCCCCTGTTATTAACCTTATTGCATCCTGAAGATAGTCTCTCAGAAATTAATCTGAAAAAACGTTGGGAATCGGTAAAAGATGGCGAGATTTTGCAAACGGAAATGCGGATCCAAGATGCTGAGGGAGTTTGGCGCAATTTTCAATGTGAAGAAACTTTATTTTTGCGCGATGCCAATGGCTTACCTAAACAAATTCTCGGCGCAGGAATCGATATTACAGAACAGAAAAAAAATCAGCAAAAACTTTTGCGTCTCAGTAAAGCGGTGGCAAGTACCTCAGATGCGATCGCCATCACAGATTTATCGGGAAATCCAATTTATATTAACCCAGCATTTATCAAGCTATTTGGCTATGAATTAGCGCCACTGATTTCGCACAAAGGGCTGAATATTCTTTATGCTGATTCTTCCCTATGCACCTCAGTGTTTGACACAATTAAACAAGGGGTATCTTGGCGGGGAGAAGTGAAAATGCAAACTCATCATCGAGATTTTTTAGATATTTTATTACGTGCCGATGCGATTAAAGATGAAACCGGCAAAATTGTTGGTTTTGTGTACATTTATACCGATATTAGCGATCGCAAACGTGCCCAGGAACAGTTAGCGCAACACGCAATAGAATTAGCCCGTTTTAATGCCGAACTTGAACAATTTGCTTATGTGGCTTCTCACGATTTACAAGAGCCTTTAAGAATTATTACCAGCTATAGTCAATTAATCTCTCGTCGTTACTTAGGTAAACTCGATGAAAAAGCAGATAAATATATTCAATTTGTGGTCAAAGCAGCCCAACGAATGCAGCAATTAATTGAAGATTTGCTAGAATTTTCTCGTCTAGGCAGTCAAAAAAACGAATTAGGGCAAGTGGAATGTGAAGCTGTCTTGAATCTTGTCCTGGAAAACCTGAATTTAACCATTTTTCTGAATGATGCTATTATCAATCACGAACCTTTGCCCGTGGTGCTCGGCGATCACACTCAGCTTGTTCAATTATTCCAAAATTTAATTGTCAATGGGATTAAATATCGGACTGAGCGATCGCCGATTATTCATATTTCCGCGACGCGCATAGAAAATTATTGGCGCTTTGCGGTCAGCGATAATGGCATTGGCATTGCCCCAGAGTTTTTTGAGCGAATTTTTACCATATTTCAACGACTCCATACTCGCGAAGAATATCCCGGTACAGGTATTGGTTTAGCCATTTGTAAAAAAATTGTCCAAAGACATCGGGGTGAAATTTGGGTACAATCTCAAGTAGGGGCAGGATCAACTTTTTATTTTACGCTCCCGGCAGTTGATTAA
- a CDS encoding Uma2 family endonuclease: MPVELTREQEQPTENLPLEEEWTPELPPTDLIFDDGEPLESNRHRIAMNALIEAVTLAYQGREDYFTGGNMFVYYSVEQARNRDFKGPDFFVTLNVDGTKQRQGWVVWQEHGRYPDVIVELMSPSTAAVDKGKKKLLYEQTFKTGHYFVYDPFVPESLQGWKLSEKFRYEEITPDERGWLWCDSLGLWLGTWSGTILRETATWLRFYDAAGNLVKLSFELAEEERERADRAQERAVLAESNLKLEQERAEKLAARLKELGIDPDI; this comes from the coding sequence ATGCCTGTGGAACTAACTCGCGAGCAAGAACAACCAACGGAAAATCTCCCACTCGAAGAAGAGTGGACTCCCGAACTCCCCCCAACCGATTTAATATTTGACGACGGAGAACCCTTGGAAAGCAATCGACATCGCATCGCCATGAATGCCTTGATTGAAGCCGTGACCCTAGCTTATCAAGGAAGGGAAGATTATTTTACTGGTGGCAATATGTTTGTTTACTACTCGGTAGAACAAGCCAGAAATCGAGACTTTAAAGGGCCGGATTTCTTTGTCACCTTAAATGTCGATGGCACCAAACAACGTCAAGGGTGGGTAGTTTGGCAAGAACACGGACGTTATCCCGATGTCATTGTCGAGTTAATGTCCCCCTCCACTGCGGCAGTGGACAAGGGAAAGAAAAAGTTACTTTATGAGCAAACTTTCAAAACCGGACATTATTTTGTCTATGACCCCTTTGTCCCGGAGTCGCTACAAGGTTGGAAACTTAGCGAAAAATTCCGTTATGAAGAAATAACTCCTGACGAACGAGGATGGCTGTGGTGCGACAGTTTAGGACTATGGTTGGGTACTTGGTCAGGAACTATCCTGCGAGAGACAGCCACTTGGTTACGCTTTTATGATGCGGCGGGTAATTTAGTTAAATTATCCTTCGAGTTGGCCGAAGAAGAACGAGAACGGGCCGATCGCGCACAAGAACGGGCTGTTCTCGCTGAGTCCAATCTTAAGCTGGAACAAGAACGGGCAGAAAAATTGGCTGCACGGTTGAAAGAACTGGGAATTGATCCTGATATCTAA
- a CDS encoding NlpC/P60 family protein, whose amino-acid sequence MQPLTLNRRHLFILWGSLWALFIILLCQPVSYGIMRLGSVIIGCVIWGSSLYLFWAKKLIRVICLIWALLVILLIILPGSPADPDTLAAAYVRELTRYQGTPYVWGGENKLGIDCSGLVRQGLIQANWKLGVKSRNPALVRKGFEMWWYDAGADALRDEYRNYTTKMLRYDSINQLDSSILKPGDMAVTVDGEHILAYLGDRTWISADPDVQKTIEVTTPEPHNFWFNTPVYLLRWRQLSP is encoded by the coding sequence ATGCAACCACTCACTTTGAACCGGCGTCATCTTTTTATTTTATGGGGCAGTCTTTGGGCATTATTCATTATCTTACTCTGTCAACCAGTCAGTTATGGCATCATGCGATTAGGCAGTGTCATTATCGGATGCGTCATTTGGGGTAGTTCCCTCTATTTATTCTGGGCGAAAAAGCTGATTCGGGTTATTTGTCTTATCTGGGCTTTATTGGTTATTTTACTAATTATTTTACCCGGTAGTCCGGCTGACCCTGATACTTTAGCAGCCGCTTATGTCCGCGAACTGACTCGTTATCAAGGAACTCCTTATGTTTGGGGGGGAGAAAATAAACTGGGAATTGATTGTTCCGGGTTAGTTCGTCAAGGTTTAATTCAAGCAAACTGGAAATTAGGAGTTAAATCAAGAAATCCTGCTTTGGTGCGAAAAGGGTTTGAAATGTGGTGGTATGATGCAGGGGCGGATGCTTTACGAGATGAATATCGCAATTATACCACAAAAATGCTCAGATACGATAGCATTAATCAGTTAGATTCGAGCATCCTTAAACCGGGGGATATGGCGGTGACTGTGGATGGAGAACATATTTTGGCTTATCTGGGCGATCGCACTTGGATTTCAGCGGATCCTGATGTCCAAAAAACGATCGAAGTCACCACCCCGGAACCGCATAATTTTTGGTTTAATACTCCGGTTTATTTATTACGTTGGCGGCAATTGTCACCGTAA
- a CDS encoding gamma-glutamyltransferase family protein encodes MRPVIMGKRGAVATSQPQAAIAGMEMLLAGGNAVDAAIAMAITLTVVKPTANGIGSDAFALVWDGKVHGLNGSGKSPQNLTIEKFAGQETIPHYGWLPVTVPGAVSAWRMLWERWGKLPFEQLFSPAIRYATEGFPVSPETAQAWQAAERIYLTKKGTEFTAFKEIFFPKNRAPAAGEIWGSLLHAQTLTEIANTGGESFYQGNLAAKISHFAAETGGLLTGDDLSKHQGDWVSPIAADYRQVTVWELPPNTPGIATLMGLNILEGFNLSEYPRESVDSYHLQIEAMKLAFADLHQYNADPRYMKMSVHRLLDKDYADERRRLIGHKAIAHALPGLPKGGTVYLATADRDLMVSFIQSNYMGFGSGIVVPETGISLHNRGCGFTLETGHPNQVAPGKRPLHTIMPGFLTENSQPLGPFGVMGGPMQPQGHLQMVTNLVDYQLNLQAALDAPRWRFLENNQVILENFVSEAIVKGLLDRGHGVRVSPEKSLFGRGQMILQQNGVFLAGSEPRSDGMAIAF; translated from the coding sequence ATGCGACCAGTAATTATGGGGAAACGCGGTGCCGTTGCCACCAGTCAGCCCCAAGCCGCGATCGCGGGTATGGAAATGCTTTTAGCGGGGGGAAATGCCGTGGATGCGGCGATCGCTATGGCTATTACCTTGACCGTGGTCAAACCAACCGCAAACGGCATTGGTTCTGATGCTTTTGCCTTAGTTTGGGATGGCAAAGTTCATGGGTTAAATGGGTCGGGAAAAAGCCCACAAAACTTAACCATAGAAAAATTTGCCGGTCAAGAAACCATCCCCCATTATGGCTGGTTGCCCGTCACCGTTCCGGGGGCAGTTTCTGCATGGCGAATGCTATGGGAACGATGGGGAAAACTGCCATTTGAACAATTATTTTCCCCGGCAATTCGCTACGCTACAGAAGGGTTTCCCGTATCTCCAGAAACTGCCCAAGCTTGGCAAGCCGCTGAGAGGATTTATTTAACCAAAAAAGGCACAGAATTTACCGCTTTTAAAGAGATATTTTTTCCCAAAAATCGCGCCCCAGCCGCTGGAGAAATTTGGGGTAGTCTGCTTCACGCCCAAACTTTAACAGAAATTGCGAATACGGGCGGGGAAAGTTTTTATCAAGGGAATTTAGCGGCAAAAATTAGCCACTTTGCGGCGGAAACAGGCGGTCTATTAACTGGGGATGATTTAAGCAAACATCAAGGGGACTGGGTAAGTCCGATCGCCGCCGACTATCGGCAAGTCACTGTTTGGGAATTACCCCCGAATACTCCGGGAATTGCTACTTTAATGGGGTTAAATATTTTGGAAGGATTTAATTTAAGTGAATATCCGCGAGAATCAGTGGATTCTTATCATTTGCAAATTGAAGCTATGAAACTGGCTTTTGCCGATTTACATCAGTATAATGCCGACCCCCGGTACATGAAAATGTCCGTACATCGGCTATTAGATAAAGATTATGCCGATGAACGGCGGCGCTTAATTGGACATAAAGCGATCGCCCATGCTTTACCCGGACTTCCCAAAGGGGGCACGGTCTATTTAGCAACAGCAGATCGGGATTTAATGGTATCTTTTATTCAATCAAATTATATGGGATTTGGCAGTGGCATTGTCGTCCCGGAAACTGGCATTTCTCTACATAACCGAGGCTGTGGTTTTACTTTAGAAACCGGACATCCTAATCAGGTTGCCCCTGGAAAGCGTCCCCTACATACAATTATGCCCGGTTTTCTCACCGAAAATAGCCAACCCCTTGGCCCATTTGGGGTCATGGGTGGACCAATGCAACCCCAAGGTCATTTACAAATGGTGACAAATTTAGTGGATTATCAACTAAATCTTCAAGCAGCATTAGATGCCCCTCGATGGCGTTTTTTGGAAAATAATCAGGTAATTCTGGAAAATTTTGTCTCCGAAGCGATCGTCAAAGGATTGTTAGACCGGGGACATGGGGTTAGGGTCAGCCCAGAAAAAAGTCTCTTTGGTCGCGGTCAAATGATTTTGCAACAAAATGGTGTATTTTTAGCTGGATCTGAACCCCGCAGTGATGGCATGGCGATCGCATTTTAA
- a CDS encoding helix-turn-helix domain-containing protein, protein MKPYSVDLRQKIIDIYAEGNVSQRQLARQFRVALSFIQKLIKQYKETGNIAPKVRRKQTPTKLTDEQLQVLKKLVAETPEATLQELKEKLAAIAGVTISISTVHRMLRRLDLCTQKNGK, encoded by the coding sequence ATGAAGCCTTATTCTGTTGACTTGAGACAAAAAATTATCGATATTTATGCGGAAGGAAATGTATCGCAACGTCAGTTAGCGCGACAATTTCGGGTAGCTTTAAGCTTTATCCAAAAACTAATTAAACAATATAAAGAAACGGGCAATATTGCCCCCAAGGTGAGGAGGAAACAAACTCCCACCAAATTGACCGATGAACAGTTACAAGTGCTTAAAAAATTAGTGGCAGAAACCCCAGAAGCCACTTTACAAGAGCTTAAAGAAAAATTGGCCGCGATCGCCGGAGTAACCATTAGTATTTCTACGGTTCATCGAATGTTACGACGCCTAGATTTATGTACTCAAAAAAACGGAAAATGA
- a CDS encoding DUF3370 domain-containing protein, with amino-acid sequence MNRQKPQQKFLMIGGAIALLSASSFGLFFFKKITPKPGDIAPVRAQNSAKAPEIIVQKNQVRSLPGQLDNIPMFNSNSPEWIKKEGILLSTFSPDGKQVPEAHLNFPFEGKFELFAHHFIHTPPNLQTLYIGLIVHNPGTENVRLNISAAASYLLSPDAPFALQPPMTENPNGEVYSGPGIRAVDQVLRGVRQPDFPAELVIAPGQSKLLMNGAIPVKGLTQIVNGRSTFMELQSSGKVYLASLAMYAKKNPDGSDSASAPLRERPPTLQEWQTLLNNGGLAQPRDKTPTPPDQVGGQLIYSRVAGVQQGSKWQANIVDPGKQYLTIPNQGQAFSYVISTVRAGSMGTGQIQSAKLLVRYPDTAYESHGNYGTHYDLTLPLSNRTNQPQTVSITLETPQKEERLSQGGLIFRQPPWDFPYFRGTVRIRYADETAEQITPSVTRYVHLWHRRGQVLDPLFTVNLAPGETRSVRVDFRYPPDATPPQVLTIRTL; translated from the coding sequence ATGAACCGACAAAAACCTCAACAAAAATTTCTGATGATTGGGGGAGCGATCGCCCTCTTATCTGCCAGCAGCTTCGGGCTATTTTTTTTCAAGAAAATTACCCCCAAACCTGGTGATATTGCCCCTGTTAGAGCCCAAAATTCAGCCAAAGCACCGGAAATAATTGTGCAAAAAAATCAGGTGCGATCGCTGCCCGGACAACTGGACAATATCCCGATGTTTAATAGTAATAGTCCAGAATGGATTAAAAAAGAGGGAATTTTACTGTCCACTTTTTCCCCAGATGGCAAACAAGTCCCTGAAGCCCATCTCAACTTTCCTTTTGAGGGCAAATTTGAATTATTTGCCCACCATTTTATCCATACGCCGCCCAATTTACAAACCCTCTATATTGGCCTAATTGTCCATAATCCTGGAACCGAAAATGTTCGCTTAAATATATCGGCAGCCGCCAGTTATTTATTGTCACCAGATGCCCCATTTGCTCTCCAGCCACCGATGACGGAAAATCCCAATGGAGAAGTGTATTCTGGGCCTGGAATTAGGGCGGTGGATCAAGTATTACGGGGAGTCAGACAACCGGATTTTCCAGCAGAATTAGTCATTGCACCGGGACAAAGTAAACTGTTAATGAATGGGGCAATTCCAGTAAAAGGTTTAACCCAGATTGTCAATGGGCGATCCACCTTTATGGAGTTGCAAAGTTCGGGCAAAGTTTATCTAGCAAGTTTAGCCATGTATGCCAAGAAAAATCCCGATGGCAGCGATAGCGCATCCGCGCCGCTTCGCGAACGCCCACCCACCCTTCAAGAATGGCAAACCCTATTAAATAATGGGGGATTAGCCCAACCCAGAGACAAAACACCAACCCCTCCAGATCAAGTAGGTGGGCAACTGATTTATAGTCGAGTGGCTGGAGTCCAACAAGGGTCTAAATGGCAGGCAAATATTGTCGATCCTGGGAAACAATATTTAACAATTCCTAACCAGGGACAAGCATTTTCCTATGTCATTAGTACCGTCCGGGCTGGTAGTATGGGTACAGGGCAAATTCAATCAGCTAAATTATTAGTCCGTTACCCCGATACCGCTTATGAATCTCATGGGAACTATGGCACTCACTATGACCTAACTTTACCGTTATCTAATCGAACTAATCAACCCCAAACTGTCAGCATTACCTTAGAAACTCCCCAAAAAGAAGAACGATTGTCTCAAGGGGGTTTAATTTTCCGGCAACCTCCGTGGGACTTTCCGTATTTTCGCGGAACGGTACGGATACGGTATGCCGATGAAACTGCGGAACAAATAACCCCATCTGTAACGCGCTATGTGCATTTATGGCATCGTCGTGGACAAGTCTTAGATCCTTTATTCACCGTTAATTTAGCCCCTGGAGAAACCCGAAGCGTTCGGGTGGATTTTCGCTATCCTCCAGATGCAACCCCGCCCCAAGTTTTGACCATCAGAACCCTATAA